In the genome of Bacillus sp. SM2101, the window TTTTATCTTTAATTGAGAATTGATCAGCAATACGATTTGCAATTAATAGATGCATGATTCTTGAACCCATAGCTTCTTCTTCCTTTCAAACCTACTTCTTAGATCTCTTGGCATGAACCTTGTTGCTATTTTCACATCATCTTTACAGTTTAACAGGGGATTGTTACGTCAATACCTTTAAGAAAAATAGATACTACATGTACCAGTTGTATACTTGTTTATACTTTAGTATGAAGAACAACAATCTATGTGAAAACAGCTTTAATATGTTATTATGCTAGATGCTCTAAGTAGATTGATTCGGCAATATCCTCATTTATTAAGCCAGTTAGTTTTAATAATATTTTGATTATTCTTGTCGTTGTTAGTTGAATTGTAGAAAATACAACGATTCCTATTTGTTCTTCCTTAAGAAAACCACAGTACGTATGAAATCCTATCGTCGTTCCACCATGATGAATAATCGGAGAAGAGCTCCATTTTTTTGCTCAATAAACCACCCTAAACCCATTTGCATGGTTTTCTTTGAAGAATTTCCATGTATTTCATGTGTTAACTCAATTGCCTCTTTAAGCGAGCTTTCTTTCATCCCCATTTGGTGTTGTAAATATATTAACATATCATTTAAAGTGCTTTTAAATGCACCAGCACCTTGTATTGAAGGTAATTCGATAGGAGGTATCATTACACCTTTTTTGTTATAAGTTTGTACATAGCGTTTCATTTGTTCTTCATTGCCTGTAATAAACGTGTCTTTCATGTTTAAAGGATGTAAGATGTGCGTTTTAATTGCTTCCTCATAAGTCATTCCAACAATTTCAGCTAATACATTCCCTAATAATCCAATCCCAATATTGGAATAACCCCATTTGGCTCCAATCTCTTTTTTTAAATCAAAATCAATGAAGAATTGATGTAAATCTTCATGTGTGTAATGCTT includes:
- a CDS encoding serine hydrolase domain-containing protein, whose product is MLNTMTHKLIKKELDSAKNASLAVGVVTPEGKFTDGQFNHDLNEGEIGDCIFEIGSTTKTFTSLLLAKLVQESKISLDEPISSYKPAYKNALSYDGKDITFRHLSTHSSRLPREDMKKLRKRIKENKQDKDNFYKHYTHEDLHQFFIDFDLKKEIGAKWGYSNIGIGLLGNVLAEIVGMTYEEAIKTHILHPLNMKDTFITGNEEQMKRYVQTYNKKGVMIPPIELPSIQGAGAFKSTLNDMLIYLQHQMGMKESSLKEAIELTHEIHGNSSKKTMQMGLGWFIEQKNGALLRLFIMVERR